A section of the Roseivirga sp. BDSF3-8 genome encodes:
- a CDS encoding thioesterase family protein has product MKALFNKGDTKTYRTTVQESDTASFHGQQVHPVCATFALARDIEWASRLFVLEMKEDGEEGIGTMLSIEHFAPAFVGEEVAITATIESLEGNSIVCTYQAKVGDRTVATGRTGQKVLPREKIDAVFNKIRNGKR; this is encoded by the coding sequence ATGAAAGCACTTTTTAACAAAGGAGATACCAAAACCTACCGCACCACTGTCCAGGAATCGGACACCGCTTCCTTCCATGGCCAGCAGGTGCACCCCGTATGTGCTACCTTTGCCCTGGCCAGAGACATTGAGTGGGCTTCACGGCTCTTTGTTCTTGAAATGAAAGAAGACGGCGAGGAGGGGATCGGCACCATGCTAAGTATAGAACATTTCGCCCCGGCTTTCGTAGGGGAGGAGGTAGCCATTACTGCTACCATAGAGAGCCTGGAAGGAAATAGCATCGTCTGCACCTACCAGGCGAAGGTGGGCGACCGGACAGTCGCCACCGGCCGTACCGGGCAGAAGGTACTGCCCCGCGAAAAGATAGACGCGGTTTTTAACAAAATCAGAAATGGCAAAAGATAA
- the smpB gene encoding SsrA-binding protein SmpB produces MAKDKSKFSNNISIRNRQARYEYEFLDVYIAGMSLKGTEIKSIRMGKVNLSSAFCVFHNDELFVRDLHITPYELGTHENHDAKRERKLLLQRRELNKLKTKLEEKGLTIVPSKLFINDRGLAKLEIALARGKKLHDKRQSIKEKDQKREMSRIRY; encoded by the coding sequence ATGGCAAAAGATAAAAGCAAGTTTAGCAATAACATAAGCATACGTAACCGGCAGGCACGTTACGAATACGAATTCCTCGACGTGTACATCGCCGGTATGTCCCTGAAGGGCACCGAGATCAAGTCCATCCGTATGGGTAAGGTAAATTTGTCAAGTGCCTTTTGTGTATTTCACAATGATGAGCTATTTGTCCGTGATCTGCACATCACTCCTTATGAACTGGGCACACATGAAAACCACGATGCAAAGCGCGAGCGTAAGCTCCTGCTGCAGCGCCGCGAACTGAATAAGCTCAAAACCAAGCTTGAGGAGAAGGGCCTCACCATAGTGCCCAGCAAACTCTTTATTAACGACCGCGGCCTGGCTAAACTGGAGATTGCCCTGGCCCGGGGTAAAAAGCTTCACGATAAGAGACAGAGCATAAAAGAAAAAGACCAAAAGCGGGAAATGAGCCGTATCCGCTACTAA
- a CDS encoding NlpC/P60 family protein, translating to MEENQHGICRLTLIPVRKEPTDRAEMVTQLLFGDHYTVLEWAKDHRWARIRIQWDNYEGWIDHTQFYPISAEYFDAVSNADYKICTDLVTGILFKKHYIQVLIGSVLPISTNELFKVEEQLAFNGESKSLGQKRDFEFLKQTAEKYIHAPYLWGGKSPFGIDCSGFTQMVYRICGYSLHRDASQQVQQGSHVDSLPDAIPGDVLFFKGSETGGNHVGILLEDRTVIHASGRVRKDQVDETGIFNADRNKHTHQLTAIRRVMKQT from the coding sequence ATGGAAGAGAACCAACACGGCATCTGCCGACTCACCCTTATCCCTGTACGTAAGGAACCTACAGACCGTGCAGAGATGGTGACACAACTCCTTTTCGGGGACCACTACACCGTGCTTGAGTGGGCAAAAGACCACCGGTGGGCGCGTATTCGTATTCAGTGGGATAACTATGAAGGCTGGATAGACCATACCCAATTCTACCCCATCAGTGCCGAATATTTTGATGCAGTAAGCAATGCCGACTATAAAATCTGCACGGATCTGGTGACTGGTATTTTATTCAAAAAGCATTATATTCAGGTGCTTATAGGTAGTGTTCTTCCCATTTCTACCAATGAGCTTTTTAAAGTAGAGGAGCAGCTTGCCTTCAATGGCGAGTCCAAAAGCCTGGGGCAAAAGCGTGATTTTGAATTTCTGAAGCAAACGGCTGAGAAGTACATCCATGCGCCCTATCTCTGGGGAGGTAAGTCACCGTTTGGTATTGACTGTTCCGGCTTCACCCAGATGGTTTACCGTATCTGCGGCTACTCCCTGCACCGCGATGCCTCTCAGCAGGTACAGCAGGGTAGTCACGTAGATAGCCTCCCGGACGCCATACCGGGCGATGTGCTTTTCTTTAAGGGAAGTGAGACCGGCGGCAACCATGTAGGCATACTACTGGAAGACCGCACCGTCATTCATGCCAGTGGCCGGGTACGCAAGGACCAGGTAGATGAAACAGGCATATTCAATGCAGACCGAAATAAACATACGCATCAACTAACCGCGATAAGACGAGTAATGAAACAAACGTAA
- the tsaD gene encoding tRNA (adenosine(37)-N6)-threonylcarbamoyltransferase complex transferase subunit TsaD produces MSPTILAIESSCDETSAAVIQQGNVLSNIIATQKIHQKFGGVVPELASRAHQQHIVPVIDQALKEANIDKKMLNAVAFTRGPGLLGALLVGTSFAKGFAMGLGIPLIEVNHMQAHILAHFIDEPKPSFPFLCLTVSGGHTQIVRVDSHLDMTVIGQTQDDAVGEAFDKTAKLMELPYPGGPLIDKYAKEGNPEAFEFPETEMQGLNYSFSGIKTAFMYFLRDQKKKDPDFVQNNLPDICASIQRTLISMLMKKLKRAARETGISEIAIAGGVSANSGLRSKLQSEAEKQGWNVYIPAFEYCTDNAGMIAMAAHYQYLAGQFASLDVSPMPRMPL; encoded by the coding sequence ATGTCTCCTACTATCCTGGCGATAGAATCCTCTTGTGACGAAACCTCCGCCGCTGTTATTCAGCAGGGTAACGTCCTTTCTAATATTATAGCTACACAAAAAATACACCAAAAATTCGGTGGTGTAGTTCCCGAGTTGGCTTCCAGGGCACATCAGCAGCACATCGTACCCGTAATAGACCAGGCGCTAAAGGAGGCAAATATAGATAAAAAGATGCTGAATGCCGTGGCTTTTACCCGTGGTCCCGGCCTCCTGGGTGCGCTTTTGGTAGGCACCAGCTTTGCCAAGGGCTTTGCAATGGGGCTGGGCATTCCCCTTATAGAGGTAAATCATATGCAGGCCCATATTCTGGCTCATTTCATAGATGAGCCAAAGCCCTCATTTCCATTTCTTTGCCTCACCGTTAGTGGCGGGCATACCCAGATTGTACGGGTAGACAGCCACCTGGACATGACCGTTATCGGGCAAACGCAGGACGATGCAGTAGGGGAGGCCTTTGATAAGACGGCTAAGCTCATGGAGCTGCCTTATCCAGGCGGACCCCTCATCGATAAGTACGCGAAAGAAGGTAACCCCGAAGCCTTTGAGTTTCCCGAGACCGAGATGCAGGGGCTCAACTATAGCTTTAGCGGCATCAAGACAGCCTTCATGTATTTCCTCCGTGATCAGAAAAAGAAGGATCCTGATTTTGTGCAAAATAACCTGCCCGACATCTGCGCGAGCATACAGCGTACCCTTATCAGCATGCTTATGAAGAAGCTAAAAAGGGCCGCCCGCGAGACGGGTATCAGCGAAATAGCCATTGCCGGCGGGGTGAGTGCGAACAGCGGCCTGCGCAGCAAGCTGCAGTCCGAAGCGGAAAAACAGGGCTGGAATGTGTATATTCCTGCTTTCGAATACTGTACGGATAATGCCGGCATGATTGCCATGGCGGCACACTACCAGTACCTGGCAGGGCAGTTTGCCTCCCTGGATGTGTCTCCCATGCCTCGCATGCCTCTCTGA
- a CDS encoding translocation/assembly module TamB domain-containing protein, whose amino-acid sequence MVALSLLIFVLSVAALQSPWVQTKIVQQISENLTEKLGFPVSIKYVNIRWFDTILLEDVQVRDKQDNLMIGVDRLRVNFDYREMFADELHRIDEIRLYDAEVNMVRYPADSEININQFVRRVKELTKPKNPKKNPTYLYIDRVVFADSRFTMNDMLKDSIPEGFDYYHFTMEDLDIHGQEFNVRADTMAVDIKRMYAKERKTNTAINKLTTYFRFSESAMEFYNMNFSLGQSLLQDTLVFTYNESANLSYFNDSVRVLAKLDNSVIHTSDLALFAPSLKEFNQRYTVSGTVRGKVTNFTARNLELDFGRSSSLKGRLSFEGLPDVENTFIQAEVENSAINAADLEPYIKPDTYDRLQVFGRSYFNGRFTGFVNDFVANGNFRTPLGTIDSDINLKIRETGAASTYTGSLALTNFNLGRLTGRPEDVQRVTMSGTINGSGFSVEEADVEVDVEVAKLGLKGYNYRNIVTEAKLSNEFFEGNLSVDDPNMQFTGYASVDLRDDRNHIRINANLDTMRLHVLNLMEEELALHSQLDVDITGLDVDSITGSGFLRDTRIRYQGRSLNLDSLVFDSYREANYRELHVGSERMRVDARGQFDYRPLIKDLKRLLKEYQLAFENEQDALDAYYANLRDTTYADYQVEFSAQLDNANPLLQLLVPELEISRNTRLEGSFNGGYTSIVRLNTMVDTLAYKSNVWHNLQADITTSKIADSTAVLASGFVGAEMLELENVAALRDLSVEGIWDRDHIDFYAYAEQEGGENYANVSGELEFLTDSTVISFLDDTEFQVLEKVWRVSDRNRITLAGGDVVVQDLRVFNEDQRVAANGVLSDSVGDVFKLDVDNFLVENLNSLLEDTQVFGTFDGSIDVRGFFGERLLESNFILSRFRVGRFPVGRIIGNTVYEREQDRMRTTLNVNREGEEIIAVNGFYYPRREENSLELVANFDGANLNVVEPFVDDIFTEIQGKASGRFTISGTLSYPILRGRGDFRNGRAHFNYLNTDYTFNGGLIFDDNEIGVRNLELRDAGNNLALLTGGFFHDGFRDFVIDLHGEMENFRVLNTTAEDNELYYGMAHVTGSLDILGAPSNLNIDATAVTEPNTRLFIPVEMDEDLTDKSYVNYVDRSDSVIRATIEGELEAVDLRGIQMEFDLGITPDAYAEIIFDIKAGDIIRGRGNGDVKMLINTEGEFNMFGDFVFETGGYNFTLYNIINKEFEILPNSRISWYGDPYEGILDINALYRQRASLAPLLQVNDEEFYNQPEVIRRYPVELALELDGPLLQPDIGFDIDIGNVPDVVVTPAGPISFSDAIQAFSARIQNDEQELKRQVFSLLVLQRFSEQNSFSVGGETIGNSLSEFLSNQLSYWVTQFDDNLQIDVDLAGLDADAFNTFQLRLSYTFLEGRLRITRDGGFTNIQNEANLGSIAGDWTLEYLLTEDGRLRVKMYNRTDFSLVNEALDNASYTVAGVSLMHTQSWDTVKEIFTNTRKKALSDKLKELQEQPEDEDEEEPAEDPIIQATPVQEEEEPEGGV is encoded by the coding sequence TTGGTCGCACTATCGCTATTGATCTTTGTGCTGTCGGTAGCTGCGCTGCAAAGCCCCTGGGTGCAAACAAAGATCGTACAGCAAATCTCCGAAAATCTTACCGAAAAACTAGGCTTCCCGGTCTCTATCAAATATGTAAACATCAGATGGTTTGACACCATCCTGCTGGAAGATGTGCAGGTGCGCGACAAGCAGGACAACCTGATGATAGGGGTGGACCGCCTGCGTGTGAACTTTGACTACCGGGAGATGTTCGCCGACGAGCTGCACCGGATAGATGAGATAAGGCTGTATGATGCAGAGGTAAACATGGTGCGCTATCCTGCAGACAGCGAGATCAATATAAACCAGTTCGTAAGGCGCGTAAAGGAGCTTACAAAGCCTAAAAATCCTAAAAAGAACCCTACCTACCTGTATATCGACCGGGTCGTGTTTGCCGATAGCCGCTTTACCATGAATGATATGCTGAAAGACTCTATACCGGAGGGCTTCGACTACTATCACTTCACTATGGAGGACCTGGACATCCACGGGCAGGAATTTAACGTGCGTGCGGACACGATGGCGGTGGATATCAAGCGGATGTATGCGAAGGAACGGAAGACGAACACGGCAATCAATAAGCTGACTACCTACTTCCGCTTTTCAGAGAGTGCCATGGAGTTCTACAACATGAACTTCAGCCTGGGCCAGAGCCTGCTGCAGGACACCCTGGTCTTTACCTATAACGAATCGGCCAACCTGAGCTACTTCAATGACAGTGTCCGGGTGTTGGCTAAACTGGACAATTCAGTCATCCACACCAGCGACCTGGCTCTTTTTGCGCCGTCGCTTAAAGAATTTAACCAGCGATACACGGTAAGCGGTACGGTACGGGGTAAGGTCACCAACTTTACGGCGCGCAACCTGGAGCTGGATTTTGGCCGCAGCAGCAGTCTCAAAGGGAGGCTGTCTTTTGAAGGCCTGCCGGATGTGGAAAACACGTTCATACAGGCTGAGGTGGAGAACTCTGCCATCAATGCGGCTGACCTGGAGCCCTACATTAAGCCGGACACGTACGACCGCCTGCAGGTATTCGGGCGCAGCTACTTCAATGGTCGCTTTACGGGCTTTGTCAATGACTTTGTGGCGAATGGCAACTTCCGTACTCCCCTGGGTACCATTGACTCGGACATTAACCTGAAAATACGCGAAACAGGGGCGGCAAGTACTTACACGGGTTCGCTGGCGCTGACCAACTTTAACCTGGGGCGGCTGACGGGGCGACCTGAAGATGTGCAGCGGGTAACTATGTCAGGAACCATTAACGGCTCGGGCTTTAGTGTGGAAGAGGCGGATGTGGAAGTGGACGTGGAAGTGGCTAAGCTGGGCTTGAAGGGGTACAATTACCGGAACATCGTTACGGAAGCCAAGCTTTCCAATGAGTTTTTTGAAGGAAACCTCTCGGTGGATGATCCCAATATGCAGTTTACAGGCTATGCTTCGGTAGACCTTCGTGATGACCGGAATCACATCCGGATCAATGCGAACCTGGATACCATGCGCCTGCACGTACTGAACCTGATGGAAGAGGAGCTTGCACTGCACAGTCAACTGGACGTGGACATAACCGGTCTGGATGTGGACAGTATCACCGGTAGCGGTTTCTTGCGGGATACCCGCATACGCTATCAGGGCCGAAGCCTGAACCTGGACTCCCTGGTGTTTGACTCATATCGTGAAGCAAACTACAGGGAGCTGCACGTAGGCTCGGAACGCATGCGGGTGGATGCCCGCGGGCAGTTTGATTACCGCCCGCTGATCAAGGACCTCAAACGGCTTTTGAAAGAGTATCAACTGGCTTTTGAAAACGAGCAGGATGCACTGGATGCATATTACGCAAACCTGCGGGATACTACCTATGCGGACTACCAGGTAGAATTTTCCGCCCAACTGGACAATGCTAACCCGCTGCTGCAGCTACTGGTGCCGGAGTTGGAAATAAGCCGAAACACGCGCCTGGAAGGAAGCTTTAACGGAGGTTATACCTCTATCGTACGGCTGAATACCATGGTGGATACGCTGGCCTACAAATCAAACGTATGGCATAACCTGCAGGCGGACATCACTACTTCCAAAATAGCAGACAGCACGGCTGTACTGGCCAGTGGCTTTGTGGGAGCGGAGATGCTGGAGCTGGAAAATGTGGCCGCCCTGAGAGATCTGAGTGTAGAGGGCATCTGGGACAGGGACCACATCGACTTCTATGCCTATGCAGAACAGGAGGGGGGCGAAAATTATGCAAATGTATCCGGTGAGCTGGAATTTCTCACGGATAGCACTGTCATCAGCTTCCTGGATGACACTGAGTTTCAGGTACTGGAAAAGGTATGGCGGGTGAGTGACCGAAACCGCATTACCCTGGCGGGGGGCGATGTGGTGGTGCAGGACCTGCGGGTGTTTAATGAAGACCAGCGAGTGGCAGCCAACGGGGTGCTATCAGATTCCGTGGGTGATGTATTTAAGCTGGATGTAGATAACTTCCTGGTGGAGAACCTGAACTCGCTGCTGGAGGATACGCAGGTGTTTGGCACCTTCGACGGCAGTATTGACGTGCGGGGCTTTTTTGGTGAAAGGCTCCTGGAGAGCAACTTTATTCTTTCACGCTTCCGGGTAGGCCGCTTTCCCGTGGGGCGCATTATCGGTAATACGGTGTACGAACGCGAGCAGGACCGCATGCGCACCACACTTAATGTGAACCGTGAAGGAGAAGAGATCATCGCGGTAAACGGCTTTTATTACCCCCGCCGTGAAGAAAACTCACTGGAGCTGGTCGCTAACTTTGACGGGGCTAACCTGAATGTCGTGGAGCCATTTGTAGATGATATCTTTACGGAAATACAAGGGAAAGCCTCGGGCCGGTTTACCATATCCGGCACCCTCTCCTACCCGATACTGAGGGGCCGCGGGGACTTCCGTAACGGCAGGGCACACTTTAACTATCTCAATACAGACTATACTTTTAACGGCGGGCTTATTTTTGATGATAACGAGATCGGTGTACGTAACCTGGAGCTACGTGATGCGGGCAACAACCTGGCCCTGCTTACGGGAGGTTTCTTCCATGATGGCTTCCGTGATTTTGTTATAGACCTGCACGGGGAGATGGAGAACTTCCGGGTGCTGAATACCACCGCAGAGGATAATGAGCTGTACTACGGCATGGCTCATGTGACTGGCTCCCTGGATATACTGGGAGCGCCCAGCAATCTGAACATCGATGCCACGGCGGTAACGGAACCTAACACGCGCCTCTTTATCCCGGTAGAGATGGATGAGGACCTGACTGACAAGTCGTACGTGAACTATGTGGACCGCTCGGACTCTGTGATCAGGGCCACTATAGAGGGTGAGCTGGAGGCGGTGGACCTCAGAGGCATACAGATGGAGTTTGACCTGGGCATTACGCCAGATGCGTATGCGGAAATCATTTTTGACATAAAGGCGGGGGATATTATCCGGGGCCGGGGTAATGGCGATGTAAAAATGCTCATCAATACCGAGGGTGAGTTTAATATGTTCGGCGATTTCGTATTCGAAACGGGGGGCTACAACTTTACCCTGTACAACATTATTAATAAAGAATTCGAGATATTGCCCAATAGCCGGATAAGCTGGTATGGGGACCCCTATGAGGGTATTCTGGACATTAACGCCCTGTACCGTCAGCGGGCCAGCCTGGCGCCTCTGCTGCAGGTAAATGACGAAGAGTTTTATAACCAGCCGGAGGTTATCCGCCGGTACCCGGTAGAGCTTGCCCTGGAACTGGACGGCCCGCTGTTGCAGCCGGATATTGGCTTTGATATCGATATAGGCAATGTGCCGGATGTGGTGGTTACCCCAGCAGGACCTATTAGCTTCTCTGACGCCATACAGGCCTTTAGCGCACGTATACAAAACGATGAGCAGGAACTGAAGCGACAGGTATTCAGCTTGCTGGTGCTGCAGCGATTCAGTGAGCAAAACAGCTTTAGCGTGGGAGGCGAGACGATAGGTAATAGCCTGAGCGAGTTCCTGAGTAACCAGCTTAGCTATTGGGTGACGCAGTTTGACGATAACCTGCAGATAGATGTGGACCTGGCGGGACTGGATGCGGATGCTTTTAACACCTTCCAGTTACGCCTGAGCTATACCTTCCTGGAGGGACGCCTGCGCATAACCCGTGACGGCGGGTTTACCAATATTCAAAATGAGGCCAATCTGGGCAGTATAGCCGGGGACTGGACCCTGGAGTATCTGCTTACGGAAGACGGGCGCCTGCGGGTAAAGATGTATAACCGTACGGACTTTAGCCTGGTAAATGAGGCCCTGGACAATGCCTCATATACCGTCGCGGGGGTATCCCTCATGCATACGCAGAGCTGGGACACGGTGAAAGAAATCTTTACCAATACACGGAAAAAAGCCCTGAGCGACAAGCTAAAAGAGCTACAGGAGCAGCCTGAAGATGAGGATGAGGAAGAGCCGGCGGAGGATCCTATCATTCAGGCGACCCCGGTGCAGGAAGAGGAGGAGCCTGAGGGGGGGGTGTAA